In Thunnus maccoyii chromosome 11, fThuMac1.1, whole genome shotgun sequence, one genomic interval encodes:
- the casp10 gene encoding caspase-8, with the protein MDFQKLLLDAGKALSKDEVKALAFLCTDLLGRGTTSVELASDIFSRLTDQDRLSSEQPHLLTELLLIIQRTRLVRDLGLNVSTTESLISPYRKLLYDLSEDITDEDLKQVKFLLNKQLPRRKLDENVTTLEVFQEMEHKDLINSTNLSVLKNIIESVCPILKEKINRFEEVQERFSGPIAQEMGEPMSVSYPSEKNQVPQSFNSESTASGEIPDRTNVVHGGDDCEDLSHGLRELSTRTSNYDSSEARSDAIEISLSQEDKTSTKPKTFRHIQFQTANTNNEDLGTYRMNSAKRGICLIINNYNFSKSKVALRMREGTIIDERNLNAVFEWLGFEVEIRRDCKREDMLSVIQELARRNHSQMDCLVCCVLSHGLEQSVYGVDGLTVELKELMEPFNGSRCSSLVTKPKLFFIQACQGTQEQAAVYIESDGPTAQRSNQQPSLTIRQPEPKISIPCNADFLLGVATVPSFVSFRERKHGTWFIRSLCQNLVRMVPSGSDIVSVLTKVNADVSQRTDITGEKKQMPQPAFTLRNKVVFPIPSAPPPSLQP; encoded by the exons ATGGATTTCCAGAAGCTGCTATTAGATGCAGGCAAGGCCCTTAGTAAGGACGAGGTGAAAGCTTTAGCATTTCTTTGCACTGACCTCTTGGGACGAGGCACAACCTCAGTGGAGTTGGCCAGCGACATCTTCTCCCGTTTGACAGATCAAGACCGCCTATCATCTGAGCAACCACATCTGCTGACCGAGCTTCTCCTGATAATCCAACGCACCCGTCTGGTCCGTGACCTCGGTCTCAATGTATCTACAACCGAGAGCCTTATCTCTCCTTACAG GAAGCTGCTTTACGACCTTTCAGAGGACATTACTGATGAAGACTTGAAACAGGTGAAGTTCTTGTTGAACAAACAGCTCCCGCGCAGAAAACTGGATGAAAATGTT ACTACACTGGAAGTCTTCCAGGAAATGGAGCACAAGGACCTCATCAACAGCACTAATTTAAGTGTACTGAAGAACATAATCGAGTCTGTCTGTCCCATATTGAAAGAAAAGATCAACCGGTTTGAAGAAGTGCAGG AGAGGTTCAGCGGCCCTATAGCCCAAGAGATGGGTGAACCGATGTCTGTGTCATATCCTTCTGAAAAAAACCAA gtcCCTCAGTCTTTCAATAGTGAAAGTACTGCTTCAGGTGAAATACCAG ATCGTACAAATGTGGTACATGGTGGAGATGACTGTGAGGACCTGTCACATGGACTGAGAGAATTAAGCACCAGAACAAGCAACTACGACTCCTCAGAAG CGAGAAGTGATGCTATAGAAATATCGCTGTCTCAAGAAGACAAGACTTCCACTAAACCGAAGACCTTTCGCCACATACAGTTTCAgactgcaaacacaaacaatgag GATTTGGGAACGTATCGAATGAATTCAGCAAAGAGAGGTATCTGCTTGATAATAAACAACTACAACTTCTCTAAATCCAAAGTGGCTCTCAGAATGCGGGAGGGGACCATAATTGATGAAA GAaatttgaatgctgtgtttgaGTGGCTGGGCTTTGAGGTAGAGATACGGAGAGACTGTAAGAGGGAGGACATGCTGTCTGTTATCCAGGAGCTTGCCAGAAGAAACCATAGTCAGATGGACTGCCTGGTATGCTGCGTTCTTAGCCATGGTCTGGAACAAAGTGTATATGGCGTGGATGGCCTCACCGTCGAACTCAAGGAGCTGATGGAACCTTTCAATGGATCTCGGTGCTCCTCCTTGGTTACAAAACCTAAGCTGTTTTTCATCCAGGCCTGCCAGGGCACCCAAGAGCAGGCAGCTGTCTACATCGAGTCTGATGGCCCTACGGCCCAGAGATCGAACCAACAACCTTCTCTAACCATAAGGCAACCAGAACCTAAAATTTCCATCCCATGTAATGCAGATTTCCTGCTGGGAGTGGCCACTGTTCCGTCTTTTGTCTCATTTAGAGAGAGGAAGCATGGCACGTGGTTCATTCGGTCATTGTGCCAAAACCTTGTTCGTATGGTACCCAg TGGGTCCGACATTGTGTCTGTCCTGACAAAAGTGAACGCAGACGTTAGCCAGAGGACTGATATCACCGGTGAAAAAAAGCAGATGCCTCAGCCAGCCTTCACACTCAGGAACAAAGTGGTCTTTCCGATCCCCAGCGCCCCTCCTCCCAGCCTGCAGCCCTGA